From the Streptococcus halotolerans genome, the window CTGTCATGCGTGCTCCTAAGACACCTTCTTGCTCCCAAGCTGTGTGTGCCAAAGTGTCTAATTCTAGGCCTGTCACCTGGTAGTCGTGTTCGAGTGAAACGTGTGAAGCGTTGATGAGTCGACCAAAACTTTCCAAATCACCTGATACTAAGGCTTTTTTGGCGCTAAGCGTGCGTTGGTTTTCAAGAACAGCGTGGCGGGCACGTTTAAGACGGTTTTCATCTTTGATGAGATAAGCATACTGGTCAAAGGTACCAGCATCCAATTCGCCTAGTGTTTTAATAGCTAACTTGTGATTTAACTCTTCAACTGCTCGCTCACATTCAGCACGGCGTTCGTTGTACTTAGAATCCGCTAATTCACGGCGTTTGTTGGTATTCATGATGACAATGACATTGTCTCCCAAATCAAGAGGTACCAAATCATATTCAAGCGTATTGGTATCAAGATAAATCGCTTGCTTATCTGCTCCCATGCCAATGGCAAACTGATCCATGATACCAGAATTAACACCGATAAAGTCGTTTTCTGTTTGTTTACCAATTTTTACCAAATCAAGACGATCTAAGTTCAAGCCAAAGAGTTCTTCCACGACAATCCCTGTCAACAGCTCCAAGGAGGCCGAAGAGGAAAGACCAGAACCATTCGGAATATTGCCCTTAACGTACAATTCAAAACCAGTATCAATAGTGTGACCAGCTTCTTGCAAGAATTTGATGACACCTTTAGGATAGTTAGTCCAATTATCCGCCTTATCAAAAACCAAGTGATCTAAATCGATGTCGATGATTCCTAACTCATCAAAATTAGCTGAATAAAAGCGTAAAGTCTTGTCGTCACGCTTACGAGCAGCTCCGTAGGTTCCTAAGGTGATAGCCGCTGGAAACACATGGCCTCCATTGTAGTCTGTGTGCTCGCCTATCAAGTTGATACGACCAGGTGAAAAGAAGGTCGCATCTGCTGTCGTCCCAAAAATGTCAGTAAAAGCTTGTTTTAATGCCTGTGATGTCATGAGAATGTCTCCTTTTATCATTTCTTGATTTTATTGTAAGCTGAGTTAGCTAGCTTGACAATATTTTTACTAAATTTTTACTAATATCATCCCTGATTTTGATAAAATAAAGATACAATAACTAACTTGGAGAATAAACATGGCAACTTTGAAGGATATTGCAGGCTTAGCTAAGGTGTCTCAAGCAACAGTGTCTCGTGTTTTAAATCAAGACCCCACGCTTTCTGTTGGGGAAAAAACGAGACACCGCATCTTAACGATAGCAGACGACTTGGGCTATCAAAAGCATTTAAAAACACTAAATGTACCAAAAGTGCGGCATAAGATTGCTATTATACAATGGTATACGGAGCAAGAAGAACTTAATGACCTCTATTATCACGCTATACGTCTAGGCATTGAGAAACGCTCGCAAGACTTACAGTATGATATTATTCGTTTTTTCAATCAAGAACCTGAAAAATTACCGGAAGAAACCATTGGAATAATTGCGATTGGTAAATTTAGTAGCTCACAAATCAAACGATTTGAAGCCTGCCATGATAATTTGGTCTTTGTCGATAGTGACACGCTCACAAAGGGCTATCATTGCGTCACTACTGATTTTGAAAATGCCGTAATTGCCGTGGTTGATCATTTTATGAGCAAGGGAGTGACTAAGATTGGCATGATTGCCGGCGAAGAAAAAACCAACGATGGACTAGAGAGTTTGATAGATCCACGCTTTCGCACTTTCCGTAATTACACTATTGAGCAAGGGATCTACGACGCCACTAGTATCTTTGTGGGGCAATTCTCGGCTGAATCCGGCTATCAACTAATGACACAGGCCATCCAAACACTTGATGAAGACTTGCCTACAGCCTTTTTCATCGCCAATGATACTCTAGCCATCGGAGCTTTACGAGCGCTACAAGAAAATAACTTTAAAGTTCCCAAAGATGTTCAATTGATTTCCTTTAATGACACAGCCATTACCAAACAGGTTTACCCAACCTTATCCAGCATTACGGTCTTTACGAACGAGATGGGGCAAACTGCTGTTGACGTTCTTAATCGCCAAGCCATCAACCCTCGCCCTATTGCTACGGTGACCAAATTAGGAACACATTTGACATTGAGAGAAAGTAGCCTTTGAGGCAGTATTTTCCAAAAATCAGATATAACAAAAAAGAACAAGCCAGCACTCTTTTACTCAGAACGCTGACTTATTCTTTTTTTATAGTATCGCTTTCGACCCCTCAATCGTTAGTGAAGGCAGCAAAAATCTCTTTTTGCTATCCTGTCATGATCTATTTCACCCTTACACAAAAGGCATCCCAAGCTTCTAGGGTCTGAGTATTAACCACCCGCTGTATATCAGTATTTGAGATAATAGTCTCTTGAACAGGACAGGTCAATTTGATAGCTTGTTCTTGACCTGATAGGTTCACTACTACCAGATAGGTTTCATCTTTCGTATAGCGTTTATAAGCAAACACTTGATCTTCTGTATCAAGCAATTCGAAATCAGCATCCACTAGCCACGCTGCTTCCTTGCGTAAGGCGACCAACGCTTGATAAGTATAAAAGATTGAGTCAGGATCTTCCAAAGCAGCTGCTACATTAATCGTTTGATAGTTTGGATTGACAGGTAACCAAGTCTTTTCGGTTTCTGAAAAACCAGCTTGTGCTGTCTTGTCCCACTGCATCGGCGTTCGAGCATTATCACGACCAATCACACGGATACTGTCCATGATTTGTGATAAGTCCCCACCATCTTCCAAGGCTTCTTTAGCATAGTTTAAAGACTCAATATCTTCCAATTGTTCTAGATTTTCAAAAGGATAGTTGGTCATGCCAATTTCTTCACCCTGATAGATATAAGGCGTTCCACGCATTAAATGTAGTAAAATCGCCAAAGCCTTAGCTGACTTCTCACGGTAAATTCCAGTATCACCCCAGATAGACAAAACGCGAGGCAAATCATGATTATTCCAAAAGAGAGAATTCCAACCTTGTCCTAATTCTAATTGGGTTTGCCACTTATTAAAGATACGCTTGAGCGCGGGTACATCTAGACCCTTGGCATAATCCCATTTTGGTCTATCAGGCTTATGTTGCAAACCAATGTGCTCAAACTGAAAGACCATGGACAATTCCTGATTATCTGGGTTGGAATACTGTTTGGCAATTTCAGGTGTAGCTCCCCATGTCTCTCCGACCGTCAATAAATCATGTTCCCCAAAGCTGGCTTGATTCATTTCCTTTAAGTAATCATGCAATTTCGGACCGTTTTCACGAATTTTCTGATCTGGAATTTTTCCAAGAAGATCAATAACATCCATCCTAAAACCGCCAATGCCCTTATCAATCCAGAAATTCATCATGTCATAGATTTTATGACGGAGTTCTTCATTTTCCCAGTTGAGATCAGGTTGCTTTTTACTAAAAAGGTGTAAATAATACTGACCTGACTCATCATCATATTCCCAGGCAGAACCTGAAAAAGCAGAGACTAAGTCATTAGGCTGATCACGCCAGATATAATAGTCTCTCTTGGGACTGGCTGCGTTGTCACGCGCTTCAATAAACCAAGCATGCTCGTCAGACGTATGATTGACCACCAAATCCATCACAATCTTAATCCCGCGCTGGTTAGCTTGATTAAGAAGCTCTTCCATATCACTCATGTCACCGAAGATATCTGCAATAGCTTCATAATCAGAAATATCATATCCATTATCATCCATAGGACTTTGATAAACCGGTGACAGCCAAATAGCCGTGATGCCAAGCTTTTCAAGGTAATCAAGTTTTGAAATAATTCCTTGAAGGTCACCAATCCCATCTCCATTAGAATCCATGAAAGATTTAGGGTAAATTTGATAAATTGTAGCTGAATGCCACCAATGTTTTTGCATAAAAAAGCCTTTCTTATTCTCAAAGACAAGCAAAATGAGACTAGGCTACGATCTACTGACAGTGCTGACGTACAGCAAGGCAAGATCCACGAGCTACCATTTTGATTGTCAAAGAGTATTATTTAAAAAATCAGATTATTAGATCACTAAGATAGCAAAATCCTCAGTGATCAGCACTGAAGATTCTGTTTTCTTAAGAGTTGCTCTATTCATTAACCAAATTAACGAATGGCTTTCTCTGTTTCGATATCAAAGAAATGCCCTTTGGCAACGTTAAAGGTTAGGCTAACTTGTTCGCCTGGATTGTGGAAATCACGCGCATCAACTCGAGAAGCAAATTCGGTTTGACCTAGCTTCACATAAAGCATCGTTTCGGAACCTAGTAACTCTGACACCAAGACTTCAGCATTGACTTGAGCATTTGGATAGGTATCTTTGACTAGAAGGTCTCCTGAAATGTCTTCTGGACGAATACCGAAAATGACTTTTTTACCTTTATAGCCTTTAGCTTCTAACAGTTTTTCTTGTCCCTCTGGAATAGCAATGTTGAGTCCGTCATCACTGACAATAAAGCCATCTTTAACCGATACTTCAAAGAAGTTCATAGCTGGGCTACCGATAAAGCCTGCGACAAATTTGTTAGCAGGTGTATTGTAAAGTTCTTGAGGGGTACCAACTTGTTCAATTCTACCGATAGTACCGTTACCTTGAGGATTTTTGGTAGCACTCATAATAACGATACGGTCAGCAAGCGTCATCGCTTCCGTTTGGTCATGGGTAACATAGATCGTTGTTGATCCAATACGTTGGTGGATTTTAGCAATTTCAGCACGCATTGACACGCGAAGTTTGGCATCCAAGTTTGACAACGGTTCATCCATGAGGAAAACTTTAGCATCACGAACGATAGCACGTCCCATTGCCACACGTTGACGCTGACCACCAGACAAATCAGCAGGCTTGCGATCTAGGAATTCTGTCAAACCAAGAATTTGAGCTGCTTCTTTAACACGTGCATCGATGTCGGCTTTTTTGTATTTACGTAATTTAAGCCCAAAAGCCATATTATCATAAACACTCATGTGTGGGTAAAGGGCATAGTTTTGGAAAACCATCGCAATATCACGATCTTTAGGAGACTTGTCATTGACAACCTCACCGTCAATCTTGAATTCTCCTTCAGAAATATCTTCAAGCCCAGCAATCATACGAAGTGTCGTTGATTTTCCACATCCTGATGGACCAACAAAAACGATAAATTCTTTGTCCTTAATGTCCAAATTGAAGTCTTCAACCGCATAGTGTTCTGTATTTGGGTATTTTTTATGAATATGATTTAAATTTAATTCAACCATGTTTTCTCCTTTGACATCCTTCTAAACTTATAGTTAGACTATTTATTGGTGAGTTAAGTATAGCAAAGTTAGCGCTTTCACGGTATGGTCATACTCCCCAA encodes:
- a CDS encoding galactokinase, giving the protein MTSQALKQAFTDIFGTTADATFFSPGRINLIGEHTDYNGGHVFPAAITLGTYGAARKRDDKTLRFYSANFDELGIIDIDLDHLVFDKADNWTNYPKGVIKFLQEAGHTIDTGFELYVKGNIPNGSGLSSSASLELLTGIVVEELFGLNLDRLDLVKIGKQTENDFIGVNSGIMDQFAIGMGADKQAIYLDTNTLEYDLVPLDLGDNVIVIMNTNKRRELADSKYNERRAECERAVEELNHKLAIKTLGELDAGTFDQYAYLIKDENRLKRARHAVLENQRTLSAKKALVSGDLESFGRLINASHVSLEHDYQVTGLELDTLAHTAWEQEGVLGARMTGAGFGGCGIAIVAKDKVDDFKENVGKTYTEIVGYAPEFYIAEIAGGSHVLERK
- a CDS encoding LacI family DNA-binding transcriptional regulator, translating into MATLKDIAGLAKVSQATVSRVLNQDPTLSVGEKTRHRILTIADDLGYQKHLKTLNVPKVRHKIAIIQWYTEQEELNDLYYHAIRLGIEKRSQDLQYDIIRFFNQEPEKLPEETIGIIAIGKFSSSQIKRFEACHDNLVFVDSDTLTKGYHCVTTDFENAVIAVVDHFMSKGVTKIGMIAGEEKTNDGLESLIDPRFRTFRNYTIEQGIYDATSIFVGQFSAESGYQLMTQAIQTLDEDLPTAFFIANDTLAIGALRALQENNFKVPKDVQLISFNDTAITKQVYPTLSSITVFTNEMGQTAVDVLNRQAINPRPIATVTKLGTHLTLRESSL
- the dexB gene encoding glucan 1,6-alpha-glucosidase DexB, translated to MQKHWWHSATIYQIYPKSFMDSNGDGIGDLQGIISKLDYLEKLGITAIWLSPVYQSPMDDNGYDISDYEAIADIFGDMSDMEELLNQANQRGIKIVMDLVVNHTSDEHAWFIEARDNAASPKRDYYIWRDQPNDLVSAFSGSAWEYDDESGQYYLHLFSKKQPDLNWENEELRHKIYDMMNFWIDKGIGGFRMDVIDLLGKIPDQKIRENGPKLHDYLKEMNQASFGEHDLLTVGETWGATPEIAKQYSNPDNQELSMVFQFEHIGLQHKPDRPKWDYAKGLDVPALKRIFNKWQTQLELGQGWNSLFWNNHDLPRVLSIWGDTGIYREKSAKALAILLHLMRGTPYIYQGEEIGMTNYPFENLEQLEDIESLNYAKEALEDGGDLSQIMDSIRVIGRDNARTPMQWDKTAQAGFSETEKTWLPVNPNYQTINVAAALEDPDSIFYTYQALVALRKEAAWLVDADFELLDTEDQVFAYKRYTKDETYLVVVNLSGQEQAIKLTCPVQETIISNTDIQRVVNTQTLEAWDAFCVRVK
- a CDS encoding ABC transporter ATP-binding protein gives rise to the protein MVELNLNHIHKKYPNTEHYAVEDFNLDIKDKEFIVFVGPSGCGKSTTLRMIAGLEDISEGEFKIDGEVVNDKSPKDRDIAMVFQNYALYPHMSVYDNMAFGLKLRKYKKADIDARVKEAAQILGLTEFLDRKPADLSGGQRQRVAMGRAIVRDAKVFLMDEPLSNLDAKLRVSMRAEIAKIHQRIGSTTIYVTHDQTEAMTLADRIVIMSATKNPQGNGTIGRIEQVGTPQELYNTPANKFVAGFIGSPAMNFFEVSVKDGFIVSDDGLNIAIPEGQEKLLEAKGYKGKKVIFGIRPEDISGDLLVKDTYPNAQVNAEVLVSELLGSETMLYVKLGQTEFASRVDARDFHNPGEQVSLTFNVAKGHFFDIETEKAIR